TTTTACTTTTAATGAAGGTAAGTGTTTTTTTCGTAATCGATTCGTTAAAACCAAAGAATTTTTAGAAGAACAAAAAGCTGGTAAAATGCTTTACCGAGGTGTATTTGGTAGCCAAAAACCCGGAGGATGGTTAGCAAACTTATTTGACCTCAAAATTAAGAATATCGCCAATACCAATGTTCTTCACTGGGGGGGTAAACTTCTTGCTTTGTGGGAAGCCGCCCATCCTTATCACCTTAATCCTGAAAACCTTGAAACTGTCGGCTTAGATAACTTAGATGGCATTTTAGAGGCTGGAGAGGTGTTTTCTGCTCATCCTAGAATTGATCCAGCTTCTAGTTTTAACAATGGAAAACCATCTTTAGTTAATTTCGGTGTTAAAACTGGACTTTCTAGCACCATTACTATCTATGAATTGGATGAAAAAGGCAAATTATTACAGAAATATAGTCATATCATTGACGGTTTTTCATTTATTCACGATTTTGTAATTACTCCTAACTACTGTATCTTTTTCCAAAATCCTACTACTTATAATCCTTTTCCTTTCCTTTTCGGTTTGAGAGGTGCAGGAGAATGCGTAAAATTTTTAGACAATCAACCCACCAAAATTATTCTTATCCCTCGTAATGCACCCCATAAAGATGTGATTACCTTGGAAACAGAGGCAGGATTTATTTTTCATCACGCCAATGCCTTTGAAGTAAATGAGCAAGAAATTGTCGTTGATTCTATCTGTTACGCTAAACTGAGTCAAATTGATCCAGATACTAGCTACAAAGAAGTAGATTTTGATAAACTAGCACCCGGTCAACTATGGCGTTTTCAACTTAACTTACAAGATGGTAAAGTTACGAAAAAATTAATTGATCCTCGTTGTGTAGAATTTCCCAGCATTCACCCCAATAAAGTAGGCAGAGATTATCGTTATCTGTTTATTGGTTCTGCTCATCATCCCACAAGTAATGCTCCTTTACAAGCCTTACTCAAATTAGATTTGCAAACTAACGAACAACAGTTCTATTCTTTTGCTCCGAAAGGTTTTGCCGGTGAACCAGTTTTTGTGCCGAAAGCAAATCCTCAATCGGAAGATGATGGCTGGGTATTTAATCTTATCTATGATTCTAGTCGTCATAAATCTGATTTAGTTATTTTTGATGGTCAAGATATTTCTTCTCCTGTGGCTACTTTGCACTTAAAACAACATATACCCTATGGACTTCATGGTAGTTGGAAAAGCAAAAGCTAGTTAATTGAGTTCGGGGTTCTGAGTTCGGGTGTTAGGGGGAAGTT
This is a stretch of genomic DNA from Cyanobacterium aponinum PCC 10605. It encodes these proteins:
- a CDS encoding carotenoid oxygenase family protein; this translates as MQQLEKPIQKPYSLEDWRKGYESQKQELEYWIEDIEGEIPQELSGTLYRNGPGFLDVYGTPLQHPFDGDGMITAFTFNEGKCFFRNRFVKTKEFLEEQKAGKMLYRGVFGSQKPGGWLANLFDLKIKNIANTNVLHWGGKLLALWEAAHPYHLNPENLETVGLDNLDGILEAGEVFSAHPRIDPASSFNNGKPSLVNFGVKTGLSSTITIYELDEKGKLLQKYSHIIDGFSFIHDFVITPNYCIFFQNPTTYNPFPFLFGLRGAGECVKFLDNQPTKIILIPRNAPHKDVITLETEAGFIFHHANAFEVNEQEIVVDSICYAKLSQIDPDTSYKEVDFDKLAPGQLWRFQLNLQDGKVTKKLIDPRCVEFPSIHPNKVGRDYRYLFIGSAHHPTSNAPLQALLKLDLQTNEQQFYSFAPKGFAGEPVFVPKANPQSEDDGWVFNLIYDSSRHKSDLVIFDGQDISSPVATLHLKQHIPYGLHGSWKSKS